From a region of the Paenibacillus sp. FSL R10-2734 genome:
- a CDS encoding beta-galactosidase: MTVNYNAKSYTINGEQVFINSAAIHYFRMPREEWREVLVKAKLAGMNCVDTYFAWNVHEPQEGEWNFEGDQDCGAFLDLCAELGLWVIARPGPFICAEWDFGGFPWWLNNKKGIEFRTFNKPYLDGVDLYFDAIVPIIRDRQIDNGGTVILVQVENEYGYLVDDDAAAEYMNYLRDGLIRRGIAVPLITCVGGAEGTIEGANFWSNADQHYENLHLKQPEMPKIVTEFWTGWFEHWGAQAATQKTANIYEKRTMEILRAGYSGISHYMFYGGTNFGSYGGRTVGASDIFMVTSYDYDAPLNEYGRVTKKYAVAKKLAYYTLAIKGLLLNSVEGTNAVTQVSEGFTVRYKEWGSQRIWFVESGKEERENTFLTLSSGRTIPVNVNPRAIMPVLERFEVVPDVFLTCNSYLLCNEELDGIHTLIVAADNGARSWIEIESEQSIQWTGQRPQLMELSSDDKKLTLDSFHFEEMQAISLIIGGKQFRLILVNGEMADASWRLEDQSGIRWALGYADMDIAEDGEIKAVLNGSESNIIHLGDWAVQAVEEEETSPYIHFEKPVLSLNASSVVSFLPTASYKSGDTPVDFSAMEKPFGHLLYTCELKQGPEEVRTLVIPKVQDSFRVYVNGEEQQMVRQLGASCIQLRLKPDQTNHLQLLVQNMGRLNFSPFLGEFKGIQGPVFLDGAAVDLREQWQCEGNYIELGQLCVIDSGTVMRRTFTLQDQDRAILVGAMSGKLKINGQLIEISGFQDWFMFHTLDISAYVQEGVNEIEMYYHKSPIDRLELITYHSKTELGGWHTYDLNLLDRVLVHNKGLIKGPVWHTLHFSRLILPEAVHAKLKLRLTGMSKGYVKLNGIDLGRYWNIGPQEDYKIPMAWLQEVNELEIFDEEGREPSAVKLIYDNQSNRRWIPIGPLD, from the coding sequence ATGACTGTCAATTACAATGCAAAAAGCTACACCATTAATGGAGAGCAAGTTTTTATCAATAGTGCGGCCATCCACTATTTCCGCATGCCTAGAGAAGAATGGCGCGAAGTTCTGGTGAAGGCAAAGTTAGCAGGCATGAACTGTGTGGATACCTATTTTGCCTGGAATGTACATGAGCCACAGGAGGGTGAGTGGAATTTCGAAGGGGATCAGGATTGTGGTGCATTTCTTGATTTATGTGCTGAGTTGGGATTATGGGTAATTGCCCGCCCCGGCCCCTTCATTTGTGCAGAGTGGGACTTCGGAGGATTCCCATGGTGGCTAAATAACAAAAAAGGAATTGAATTCAGAACCTTTAACAAACCTTATCTGGATGGTGTCGATCTTTATTTTGATGCAATTGTCCCAATTATTCGCGATCGCCAGATTGACAACGGAGGCACGGTAATCCTTGTTCAGGTAGAGAACGAATATGGTTATCTGGTCGATGATGATGCTGCAGCAGAATATATGAATTACTTAAGAGATGGCTTGATCCGTCGGGGAATCGCGGTGCCGCTGATTACTTGTGTAGGTGGCGCGGAAGGCACAATCGAAGGTGCCAACTTCTGGTCGAATGCCGACCAGCACTATGAGAATTTGCATCTTAAACAGCCGGAGATGCCTAAGATCGTTACCGAATTTTGGACCGGATGGTTTGAGCATTGGGGAGCACAAGCTGCAACGCAGAAAACTGCCAATATTTATGAAAAGAGAACAATGGAGATACTGCGTGCTGGATATAGCGGGATCAGTCATTATATGTTCTATGGAGGTACCAATTTTGGAAGTTACGGAGGGAGAACGGTAGGTGCAAGCGATATTTTTATGGTCACGTCTTATGATTATGATGCCCCATTAAATGAGTACGGCAGAGTGACCAAAAAATATGCTGTAGCCAAGAAACTAGCATATTATACTCTAGCGATAAAAGGTCTGCTATTGAATTCGGTAGAAGGAACAAATGCTGTAACTCAAGTAAGTGAAGGCTTTACGGTTCGTTATAAAGAGTGGGGAAGTCAGCGGATCTGGTTTGTAGAGAGTGGCAAGGAGGAGAGGGAAAATACATTTCTTACCTTGTCCAGTGGTAGAACGATTCCTGTGAATGTGAATCCAAGAGCGATCATGCCAGTTCTCGAACGTTTTGAGGTTGTTCCTGATGTTTTCTTAACCTGCAACTCCTATCTGCTCTGCAATGAGGAACTAGACGGAATTCATACATTAATTGTAGCTGCAGATAATGGAGCTCGTTCTTGGATTGAGATAGAATCGGAACAGTCGATCCAATGGACTGGACAGCGACCGCAGCTGATGGAGCTGAGTAGTGACGATAAGAAGTTGACGCTGGACAGCTTTCATTTTGAGGAGATGCAAGCGATTTCTCTCATTATTGGTGGGAAGCAATTCAGACTTATATTAGTGAACGGGGAAATGGCTGATGCTAGCTGGCGTTTGGAGGATCAGTCAGGCATACGCTGGGCTCTAGGATATGCTGATATGGATATCGCTGAAGATGGTGAAATAAAAGCTGTATTAAATGGTAGTGAATCAAATATTATTCATTTAGGTGACTGGGCTGTACAGGCAGTTGAAGAGGAAGAGACCTCACCATATATACATTTTGAGAAGCCGGTGTTAAGTCTGAACGCCTCATCAGTGGTAAGTTTCTTACCTACTGCCAGTTATAAATCCGGAGATACACCAGTTGATTTCTCTGCTATGGAGAAGCCGTTTGGGCATCTGCTGTACACCTGTGAACTCAAGCAGGGACCTGAAGAAGTCAGAACGCTGGTGATTCCCAAAGTACAGGACAGCTTTAGAGTATATGTAAACGGAGAAGAACAACAGATGGTTCGTCAACTGGGAGCATCTTGTATACAGCTGAGACTGAAGCCCGATCAGACTAACCATTTGCAGTTGCTTGTTCAAAATATGGGTAGATTGAACTTTTCTCCTTTCCTGGGAGAGTTTAAGGGTATTCAAGGCCCTGTATTTCTGGATGGAGCTGCTGTTGACCTTCGTGAACAATGGCAGTGTGAGGGCAACTATATTGAACTAGGACAGCTTTGTGTCATTGACTCAGGTACTGTTATGCGACGGACCTTTACTTTGCAAGATCAGGATCGCGCCATTCTGGTAGGGGCAATGAGCGGAAAGTTGAAAATTAATGGACAGCTAATTGAAATTAGTGGATTTCAGGATTGGTTTATGTTCCATACACTCGATATATCCGCGTATGTTCAGGAAGGTGTTAACGAGATCGAAATGTACTATCATAAATCTCCAATAGATCGTCTGGAGCTTATCACCTACCATTCAAAGACTGAGCTTGGCGGATGGCATACTTATGATCTTAATTTACTTGATCGAGTATTAGTTCATAATAAAGGGCTGATTAAAGGGCCAGTCTGGCATACATTGCATTTTTCAAGACTCATTCTTCCAGAAGCTGTCCATGCCAAACTTAAGCTTCGGTTAACGGGAATGAGTAAAGGGTATGTGAAACTGAACGGCATCGACCTTGGACGTTACTGGAATATCGGACCGCAAGAGGATTATAAAATTCCGATGGCTTGGTTGCAGGAGGTCAATGAACTTGAAATATTTGATGAAGAGGGCAGAGAGCCATCCGCAGTGAAGTTAATCTATGATAACCAGTCTAATAGAAGATGGATACCTATCGGACCATTAGATTAA
- a CDS encoding M3 family oligoendopeptidase has protein sequence MNMTWNLDCLYPSFESEKLSGDRKLLSQHIQDLKIWADGNLKRKDVSAVAIENFLRLYNDYKGVYICLLAYAELTLSADNNSEEAMNLVDDIENANSEITGVVVGFKRWVSICEHLDMLIASSPYLMEHQFYLNELLLQSRYELSEEVEVAIARMQSTGSKAWSRLYMEKISSTLADIVVEGESRQVTLAELKSMAYENNATLRKAAYEAEVEAYSRIADVSAACLNGISGEALTIYGMRGYKSSLEKVLASSRMDRETLSAMLVALKESLPSFHTYYQKKADLLGHSGNLPFYDIFAPVGAENGRITYSDAKDTIVASFATFSEELTCFAQKAFDQQWIDAEPRAGKGGYGLCIDIFPIGESRIMTQFTGNAMDISILAHELGHAYHSSCLANETMLNTDYPIPIAETASIFCETIVNQTLIASSNEKEALLILERSISDAGYYLVDFYARYLFELKLYERRASGPLPVQELNELMRACMAEAYGGSIDLDTIHPYMWMNKIGYFIAGNEFLNFPYSFGLLFSKGLYAEYLNRGKDFVARYHQFLSATSKHDIVDVAKTMDVDVHSIDFWRSALKLIEDDIAAFINVM, from the coding sequence ATGAATATGACCTGGAATTTGGACTGCTTATACCCCTCTTTTGAATCGGAGAAGCTAAGTGGGGATCGCAAGCTACTGAGCCAACATATACAAGATTTAAAAATATGGGCTGACGGCAATCTGAAACGTAAGGATGTTTCCGCTGTTGCGATCGAGAACTTTCTAAGACTATACAATGATTATAAAGGCGTATATATATGTTTATTAGCTTATGCAGAGCTAACGCTTAGTGCGGATAATAACAGTGAGGAAGCTATGAATCTTGTTGATGATATTGAGAATGCAAATTCAGAGATTACTGGAGTAGTTGTGGGATTTAAGCGCTGGGTTAGTATTTGTGAACATTTAGATATGCTTATCGCCAGCTCACCTTACCTAATGGAACATCAATTCTATTTGAATGAACTATTATTACAATCCCGTTATGAGTTAAGTGAAGAAGTCGAAGTGGCTATCGCCAGAATGCAGAGCACGGGGTCCAAAGCATGGAGTAGGCTCTATATGGAAAAAATTTCGAGTACACTTGCAGATATCGTGGTGGAAGGTGAATCCAGACAAGTTACACTTGCAGAGCTAAAAAGTATGGCCTACGAGAATAATGCTACATTAAGAAAAGCAGCTTATGAAGCTGAGGTTGAAGCCTACAGTCGGATTGCTGATGTCTCTGCGGCCTGTTTGAATGGAATAAGTGGTGAGGCACTAACGATTTATGGCATGCGGGGATATAAATCATCTCTGGAAAAGGTGCTAGCATCTTCAAGAATGGACAGAGAAACGTTATCGGCTATGCTCGTTGCCCTTAAGGAAAGTCTTCCATCGTTTCATACTTATTATCAAAAGAAAGCTGATCTGTTAGGTCATTCTGGAAATTTACCCTTTTATGATATTTTCGCACCTGTAGGGGCAGAGAATGGGAGAATTACATATTCTGACGCAAAAGACACAATCGTCGCCAGCTTCGCAACTTTTAGTGAGGAATTGACTTGTTTTGCCCAAAAGGCTTTTGATCAACAATGGATTGACGCAGAACCGAGAGCAGGAAAAGGAGGCTATGGGCTTTGCATTGATATTTTTCCGATTGGGGAGAGTAGAATCATGACCCAGTTCACTGGAAATGCCATGGATATTAGCATCCTTGCCCATGAGCTCGGTCATGCGTATCATAGTTCTTGTCTGGCGAATGAAACGATGTTGAACACAGATTATCCGATACCGATTGCTGAAACGGCCTCGATCTTTTGCGAGACCATTGTGAATCAGACACTAATTGCTAGTTCTAACGAGAAGGAAGCACTACTTATTTTGGAGAGAAGTATTTCGGATGCGGGTTATTATCTTGTAGACTTCTATGCCCGTTATTTATTCGAGCTTAAACTATATGAGAGAAGAGCATCGGGACCTCTACCTGTTCAGGAGCTAAACGAATTGATGCGTGCGTGTATGGCGGAAGCTTATGGTGGGAGTATTGATCTTGATACGATCCATCCGTATATGTGGATGAACAAGATTGGATATTTTATCGCCGGTAATGAATTCTTGAACTTCCCTTATTCATTCGGTCTACTATTCTCTAAAGGGCTGTACGCGGAATATTTAAATAGAGGCAAGGATTTTGTCGCCCGTTATCACCAGTTCCTAAGTGCTACTAGCAAGCATGATATTGTTGATGTAGCGAAGACTATGGATGTAGATGTTCACTCCATCGATTTCTGGAGAAGTGCTTTGAAGCTAATTGAGGATGATATAGCAGCGTTTATCAACGTTATGTAG
- a CDS encoding ZIP family metal transporter codes for METALLGSFVSAMATVLGAFPILFVKRLSEKWKDVLVAFTAGIMVSASTFGLMPQAIKESGIIALTLGLVTGVLLLDLIEKNIPHIDVENKPGYTNMDSKALLVLIALFIHNIPEGLSTGFSYASEQASLGPTVAIAIGAQNMPEGLILAVFLMNSRTSKLKALGIVTLTGLMEMVSAVVGYFTASYLQNIVGYGLAFAAGAMLFIVYKELIPESHGHGYERPSTYSFIFGLLIMVYITQIFG; via the coding sequence TTGGAAACTGCGCTTTTAGGCAGCTTTGTATCGGCAATGGCTACGGTTCTTGGAGCATTTCCGATTCTGTTCGTGAAGCGGTTATCTGAGAAATGGAAGGACGTTCTCGTTGCTTTTACAGCAGGTATTATGGTATCTGCTTCCACATTTGGACTCATGCCGCAAGCGATTAAAGAATCGGGGATTATCGCTTTAACCTTGGGCCTGGTTACAGGAGTGCTGCTTCTCGATTTAATTGAAAAAAACATCCCGCATATCGACGTGGAGAATAAACCGGGATATACAAATATGGATTCGAAGGCGCTGCTCGTTTTGATTGCGCTGTTCATTCACAACATACCCGAAGGGCTCAGTACGGGGTTCAGTTATGCCAGCGAACAGGCCAGTCTGGGGCCTACCGTGGCCATTGCCATTGGTGCACAAAATATGCCGGAAGGATTGATTCTTGCAGTCTTTCTCATGAATTCGCGAACAAGCAAGCTAAAGGCCTTGGGAATCGTTACGCTTACCGGCCTAATGGAGATGGTCTCTGCGGTTGTTGGGTATTTTACAGCCAGTTACCTACAGAATATAGTGGGCTATGGTCTCGCTTTTGCAGCTGGAGCTATGTTATTCATCGTTTACAAGGAGCTTATTCCGGAGAGTCATGGTCATGGTTATGAACGGCCTTCGACGTATTCGTTTATCTTTGGATTATTAATAATGGTGTATATCACACAGATTTTTGGGTGA
- a CDS encoding glycoside hydrolase: protein MKLNQSQDNKALTTLSLDSDAIQVRPEEGYDGFEGWGTSLAWWANVLGQWSDQKKLDEVMDLVFDAEKGLGLNIVRYNIGGGEDPHIENNTLRPGGDVPGFKPEKGKWDWDADAGQRTVLLGALQRGATIAEAFSNSPPYWMTVSGSVTGAVDGGNNLKDEYFDEFSDYLTEVVKQYKERWGVTFQTLNPLNEPASNWWKKGNIQEGSHFSVDKQMEIIQKVAESLQSKGITDTVISGPDENSVDETVDMLEGYDEATLNRLSQINTHSYNGAKLEELRDFAQQNGKKLWMSEYGTGGSEPHNHQDMSSVLELAERITYDLRMLQPAAWIYWQAIEDESANNNWGFIHSEFSEEANYELTKQYYAMANFSRFIRPDSRIIPTNDGRTVAAYNEVTQQLTLVIRNEQSDKEITYDLTPFELNSTIAAVYRTSASANLEETELPLYKNGLQINVEQQSVTTIVISSVRLKE from the coding sequence ATGAAGTTGAATCAATCTCAAGATAATAAAGCACTCACAACTTTGAGTCTAGATAGTGATGCCATCCAAGTTCGACCAGAAGAGGGATATGACGGCTTTGAGGGCTGGGGAACTTCACTTGCTTGGTGGGCGAATGTACTCGGACAATGGTCGGATCAAAAGAAACTAGATGAAGTAATGGATCTGGTGTTCGATGCGGAAAAGGGTCTTGGACTGAATATCGTACGTTACAATATCGGTGGCGGAGAAGATCCACATATTGAGAATAATACATTGCGCCCTGGAGGGGATGTCCCAGGCTTTAAGCCTGAGAAGGGGAAATGGGATTGGGACGCTGACGCAGGTCAACGAACAGTTCTACTTGGTGCATTACAACGCGGAGCAACGATAGCTGAAGCATTCTCCAATTCACCGCCATACTGGATGACTGTTAGCGGGTCCGTCACAGGTGCTGTTGATGGAGGAAATAACCTGAAGGATGAGTATTTTGATGAATTTTCTGATTATTTAACCGAGGTAGTTAAGCAATACAAGGAAAGATGGGGAGTGACGTTCCAGACACTTAACCCTCTTAATGAACCAGCTTCGAATTGGTGGAAGAAGGGAAATATTCAAGAGGGTAGTCATTTTAGTGTGGATAAGCAAATGGAAATCATTCAAAAAGTTGCTGAGTCACTTCAGTCCAAAGGAATTACGGATACCGTAATCAGTGGACCTGATGAGAATAGCGTTGATGAAACGGTTGATATGCTTGAGGGTTACGATGAAGCAACGTTAAACCGTTTGTCTCAGATTAATACACATTCTTATAATGGAGCCAAGCTTGAGGAGCTCCGCGACTTCGCGCAACAGAACGGTAAGAAGCTATGGATGTCTGAATATGGAACAGGAGGGAGTGAACCGCATAATCATCAGGATATGAGCAGTGTACTGGAACTAGCTGAACGTATTACTTATGATTTGCGAATGCTCCAACCCGCCGCATGGATTTATTGGCAGGCCATTGAGGATGAGAGTGCAAATAATAACTGGGGATTTATTCATTCTGAATTTTCAGAAGAAGCCAATTACGAATTGACAAAACAATATTATGCAATGGCTAACTTTAGCCGGTTCATCCGTCCGGATTCACGAATTATACCGACAAATGATGGGCGCACAGTGGCAGCATACAATGAAGTCACGCAGCAGCTTACTCTAGTTATTAGAAACGAGCAATCGGATAAAGAAATAACCTATGATTTAACTCCATTTGAGTTGAACAGCACAATTGCAGCGGTTTATCGGACATCAGCTTCCGCTAATTTGGAAGAAACTGAATTGCCATTATACAAAAACGGATTACAAATAAATGTGGAGCAACAGTCGGTTACGACAATTGTAATTTCGAGTGTTCGATTGAAAGAATAG
- a CDS encoding GNAT family protein, producing the protein MDVRLLNSTDAEIYRNIRLQSLREHPEAFLSSYEAEKEMPIETTRSRLNLSEERFTLGGFTENGELVGVVTFIRESRSKIQHKGNVVGMYVDQKVRGQRVGQALMKELITRAAELPGLEILNLSVVSSNIPAKRLYESLGFTLYGTERNAMKLEDSYLDEDFMSLALNLYNEETVR; encoded by the coding sequence TTGGATGTCCGTCTATTGAATTCTACCGATGCGGAGATTTACCGGAACATTCGTCTACAGTCTCTACGGGAACATCCTGAAGCTTTCTTGAGCAGCTATGAAGCGGAAAAAGAAATGCCGATAGAGACAACACGGAGCAGACTGAACCTAAGCGAAGAACGGTTTACGCTGGGTGGTTTCACTGAAAATGGTGAATTGGTGGGTGTGGTAACTTTTATCCGTGAGAGCAGATCAAAGATCCAGCATAAAGGAAATGTAGTGGGAATGTATGTGGACCAGAAAGTTCGGGGACAGCGGGTAGGGCAAGCTCTGATGAAGGAACTGATCACAAGAGCAGCAGAGCTTCCGGGCTTGGAGATACTTAATCTCTCCGTAGTGTCCAGCAATATTCCAGCGAAAAGACTCTATGAGTCGCTTGGATTCACTCTTTATGGGACAGAACGAAATGCGATGAAGCTGGAGGACAGCTATCTGGATGAGGACTTTATGAGCTTGGCGCTGAATTTGTATAATGAAGAAACTGTAAGGTAG
- a CDS encoding AraC family transcriptional regulator, translating to MAIFNYNSERPFRGNPDLHLHYWGREQCLPGHYFGPGVRDVYKIHFIHEGTGKVTVGEQTHILQAGQAFLTYPHIVTSYAADLSKPWTYSWVAFTGEQVAYILSKTSLSPEQPVFPMDEQLMPNLYERLIQAADTSDCLDLPLKAIMYEFFSLLLRAVPAVPDVLPLPRQKSIYVEQSLHFLHTHYCENITVEMLSSSLKLDRKYLSSLFKRTIGMPPQQYLLNYRVAKACELLTETLCTIGEISRSVGYQDPLLFSRMFKRVKGCSPKEYRVRHLENDIVL from the coding sequence ATGGCGATTTTCAATTACAATTCTGAACGTCCCTTCAGGGGAAATCCCGATCTGCATCTCCATTACTGGGGGCGGGAGCAGTGTCTTCCCGGACATTATTTCGGACCCGGAGTTCGTGACGTATACAAAATACATTTCATTCATGAGGGAACAGGCAAGGTAACTGTGGGTGAGCAGACCCATATCCTACAAGCGGGACAAGCTTTTCTTACCTATCCTCATATCGTTACCTCTTATGCAGCAGACCTATCGAAGCCCTGGACCTATTCCTGGGTAGCTTTTACCGGTGAACAGGTAGCATATATTTTATCCAAAACTTCCTTGTCACCTGAGCAGCCGGTCTTCCCGATGGATGAACAGCTTATGCCTAATCTCTACGAGCGCCTGATACAAGCAGCCGACACTTCGGATTGTCTTGACCTGCCGCTGAAAGCGATTATGTACGAGTTCTTCTCCCTTTTACTTCGTGCGGTGCCAGCAGTTCCGGATGTACTTCCTTTACCACGTCAAAAGAGCATTTACGTCGAGCAAAGCCTACACTTTTTGCATACGCATTATTGTGAGAACATTACGGTAGAGATGTTGTCTTCTTCCCTCAAACTAGATCGCAAATATTTATCCTCCTTGTTCAAAAGGACCATTGGTATGCCGCCGCAGCAGTATTTATTAAATTACCGAGTCGCCAAAGCATGCGAGCTTCTGACAGAGACCCTTTGTACAATCGGTGAGATCTCGCGTTCTGTCGGCTATCAGGACCCCTTACTCTTTTCGCGGATGTTCAAAAGGGTGAAGGGCTGTTCTCCAAAAGAATACCGTGTCCGTCATCTCGAAAATGACATTGTGCTATAA
- a CDS encoding aldo/keto reductase — protein sequence MMYNASTTRYDNMKYNRTGKSGLLLPAISLGLWHNFGGNDLFENGRAMARRAFDLGITHFDLANNYGPPAGSAEESFGQILKKDLAPYRDEMVISTKAGYYMWAGPYGEWGSKKYLVSSLDQSLKRMGLDYVDIFYHHRPDPNTPLEETMAALDLIVRQGKALYVGISNYNPEQTREAAQILRRLGTPCLIHQPNYSMMSRWIEDGLQDVLEEEGIGSIVFSPLQGGILTDRYLNGIAPDSRAAGPSVFLSEDAITEEKIAKVRKLNEIAAARGQKMSQLALSWVLRGGKVTSALIGASKVSQIEDAVASLNAPELSAEELEQIETILRG from the coding sequence ATAATGTACAACGCAAGCACTACCAGATATGACAATATGAAATATAACCGCACTGGAAAAAGCGGTCTACTCCTTCCGGCGATCTCGCTCGGACTATGGCATAACTTTGGTGGCAACGACTTATTCGAGAATGGTCGCGCCATGGCAAGAAGAGCTTTCGATCTTGGAATCACACATTTTGATCTCGCTAATAACTACGGTCCGCCAGCTGGCTCCGCAGAAGAAAGCTTTGGTCAAATTCTTAAGAAGGACCTGGCTCCTTATCGAGACGAAATGGTCATCTCTACGAAAGCCGGATATTATATGTGGGCTGGCCCTTATGGTGAATGGGGCTCCAAGAAATATCTCGTCTCAAGCCTAGACCAAAGCTTGAAACGTATGGGACTTGATTATGTAGATATTTTCTATCACCACCGTCCAGATCCAAATACACCACTGGAAGAGACCATGGCTGCACTGGATCTCATTGTCCGCCAAGGTAAGGCTCTGTATGTGGGGATTTCAAATTACAATCCTGAGCAAACACGCGAAGCCGCGCAGATTCTACGTCGACTTGGAACGCCATGTCTGATTCATCAGCCTAACTACTCCATGATGTCCCGCTGGATTGAAGACGGCTTGCAGGACGTATTAGAAGAAGAGGGTATCGGTTCGATTGTGTTCTCTCCACTACAAGGAGGCATTCTGACCGACCGCTATCTTAACGGAATTGCTCCTGATTCTCGCGCTGCTGGACCAAGTGTATTCCTATCCGAAGATGCTATTACGGAAGAGAAGATCGCTAAGGTTCGCAAACTGAACGAGATTGCTGCAGCACGTGGACAAAAAATGTCTCAACTAGCGTTATCTTGGGTACTACGTGGGGGTAAAGTAACTTCCGCTTTGATCGGCGCAAGTAAGGTGAGCCAGATTGAAGATGCAGTCGCTTCCTTGAATGCACCGGAGCTAAGCGCAGAAGAGCTGGAGCAAATTGAGACGATTTTGCGAGGATAA